From Camelina sativa cultivar DH55 chromosome 7, Cs, whole genome shotgun sequence, one genomic window encodes:
- the LOC104701015 gene encoding protein AUXIN RESPONSE 4 produces the protein MAIITEEEEEEGTKTLITPKDSDFSKSESTMKKNPKPQSQNPFPFWFYFTLIFSLATIIFTSLSLFSSHNDPRSWFLSLPPALRQHYSDGRTIKVQVNPDESPIEVFVAESGSVHTESVVIVHGLGLSSFAFKEVIQSLGSKGIHGVAIDLPGNGFSDKSMVVIGGDREIGFVARVKEVYGLIQEKGVFWAFDQMVETGDLPYEEIIKLQNSKRRSLKAIELGSQETSRVLGQVIDTLGLAPVHLVLHDSALGLASNWVSENYPSVRSITLIDSSISPALPLWVLNVPGVREVLLGFSFGFQKLVSFRCSKEMTLSQIEAHRILLEGRNGREAVVASLKKLNHSFDIGQWGNSDGISGIPMQVIWSREGSKEWSEEGQCVAKALPKAKFATHSGSRWPQVSKSGELADYISEFVSQLPRSTRRVTEEPIPEKVQKLLEEAKAGGDHDHHHGHGHAHVGYTDAYGLGEEMTT, from the exons atggCGATTatcacagaagaagaagaagaagaaggtacaaaaaccctaattacacCGAAAGACTCTGACTTTTCGAAATCGGAATCGACTatgaagaagaaccctaaaccccaatctcaaaaccctttCCCATTTTGGTTCTACTTTACACTCATCTTCTCACTCGCCACTATCATcttcacatctctctctctcttctcatctcACAACGATCCAAGATCTTGGTTTCTCTCACTCCCACCAGCTCTTCGCCAACATTACTCAGATGGACGAACCATCAAAGTCCAAGTAAACCCAGACGAGTCACCAATCGAAGTCTTTGTAGCTGAATCAGGTTCGGTTCATACAGAGAGTGTTGTAATCGTTCATGGGTTAGGTCTTAGTTCGTTTGCTTTTAAGGAAGTGATTCAGTCTCTTGGATCAAAAGGGATTCATGGTGTTGCTATTGATTTGCCTGGGAATGGGTTCTCTGATAAGTCAATGGTAGTGATAGGTGGAGATAGAGAGATTGGGTTTGTGGCTAGAGTTAAGGAAGTTTATGGTTTGATCCAAGAGAAAGGTGTGTTTTGGGCGTTTGATCAGATGGTTGAAACTGGAGATTTGCCTTATGAGGAGATTATAAAGCTTCAGAATTCGAAAAGGAGAAGCTTGAAAGCTATTGAACTAGGGAGTCAAGAAACATCTAGAGTTTTAGGTCAAGTGATTGATACTTTGGGTTTAGCTCCTGTGCATTTGGTTCTTCATGATTCAGCTTTAGGGTTGGCTTCTAATTGGGTTTCTGAGAATTACCCGAGTGTTCGAAGTATAACTCTAATTGACTCTAGTATCAGTCCAGCTTTGCCGTTGTGGGTTTTGAATGTACCAGGGGTTCGAGAggttttgttagggttttcgTTTGGTTTTCAGAAGCTAGTGAGTTTCAGGTGCTCAAAGGAGATGACTTTATCGCAAATTGAAGCTCATAGGATACTTTTAGAGGGAAGAAATGGGAGGGAAGCTGTTGTTGCTTCGTTAAAGAAGTTGAACCATAGCTTTGACATTGGACAATGGGGAAATTCAGATGGGATCAGTGGTATCCCGATGCAAGTGATTTGGTCTAGAGAAGGGTCTAAAGAATGGAGCGAGGAGGGGCAATGTGTAGCTAAGGCTCTTCCTAAAGCAAAGTTTGCCACACACTCAGGGAGCCGGTGGCCTCAG GTAAGTAAATCCGGCGAGCTTGCAGATTACATTTCTGAATTTGTCTCTCAGCTCCCAAGATCCACCAGAAGGGTTACTGAAGAACCTATCCCGGAGAAAGTACAGAAACTGTTAGAAGAAGCAAAGGCTGGTGGTGACCATGACCATCATCATGGCCACGGGCATGCACATGTTGGTTACACGGATGCTTACGGTCTTGGTGAAGAAATGACTACTTGA
- the LOC104701016 gene encoding F-box protein At1g55000-like, whose amino-acid sequence MALSCRDTLILIFQRLTVADLARASCVCKVWNSVATEDDLVVSAFTSPWRIKELVGRPASGSFWRDNGIWKFAISHRIRRGDSVTSLAVKYSVQVMDIKRLNNMMSDHGIYSRDRLLIPISNPEILAKTTCYVEVDKHAKREVAVLYLEGAPKREQDVSGMNQLSNLSADGKRRLIESLRRSMQVDDGTALYYLAIAEGDPRSALSEFSADLRWERQAGLN is encoded by the exons ATGGCGCTTTCATGCCGTGACACACTAATCCTTATATTCCAGAGGCTTACCGTCGCCGATCTAGCGCGTGCGAGCTGCGTCTGTAAGGTTTGGAACTCTGTAGCCACAGAGGACGATCTGGTGGTATCTGCTTTCACATCTCCGTGGCGGATCAAAGAACTCGTTGGAAGACCAGCTTCTGGTTCGTTCTGGAGAGACAACGGAATCTGGAAATTTGCAATTTCTCATCGGATTCGTCGTGGTGATAGTGTCACTAGCCTCGCCGTCAAATACTCCGTTCAG GTTATGGACATAAAGAGGCTAAACAATATGATGAGCGACCATGGGATTTACTCAAGAGACAGACTGCTTATCCCGATAAGCAATCCCGAGATTCTTGCAAAAACCACTTGCTACGTAGAGGTAGACAAACATGCCAAACGCGAAGTAGCTGTGCTTTACCTCGAAGGTGCACCAAAGAGAGAACAAGATGTATCTGGTATGAATCAACTGTCCAACTTATCAGCTGATGGAAAGCGAAGGCTGATTGAGTCTCTAAGGAGAAGCATGCAAGTCGACGATGGAACTGCTCTGTACTACTTGGCTATCGCTGAAGGAGATCCCAGATCCGCATTGTCCGAGTTCTCGGCTGATCTCAGGTGGGAGAGGCAGGCTGGTCTCAACTAA